DNA from Ptychodera flava strain L36383 chromosome 15, AS_Pfla_20210202, whole genome shotgun sequence:
GCCATCCTGGTTGTGTTCCATCCGTCGCTATCGAACTTTGATATACAGCCACAGTTTGTGTAATTCCCTGCAAACTGAAACGCAATATAAGAAAAAAGACTATCATAATTTAAAGTCTTAAGTTGAAATTGATCATGATTTGATGCATGATCATTGATCATGCATTGATCACTTGACATATTTGTTATTTCGTTAAAAATTGGTTTTCGCATGTAttctatgtacatatatatcagCTATATGTAAGAGTGCTCGcgtctggagagagagagagagagaggagagagagagagagagagagagagagagagagagagagagagagagagagagagagagagtgagtgagtgagtgtgtGTTTGGGGTAGCGGAAAGGTGTGAACTTAACAATTAACAAAACATTTAATCTTACACTGCTGGAGCCCATTCCAATACATCCTGCGTGACAAGGGGAAGCGTAGGTATTTCCATCAGAACCACAGACTGGCTCAAATACATCAACTGGACAACCGCAGTCTTCGTTGCATAGCTGGGTCTTGTCTACACCGTCTTTTCTGGAGATCAAAGATGGTAAAATGCATTTAATGGCAAAATGTGTTTAATAGTAAAATGTACAATGCAATATTTATTATCCCTGGTTCCGTCTCTCGGTCTTTCTCAGTAAGGTCTCTCTTCCCCTCTCTGTCAGCTGTTTGTCTAGCTCAATTATTTTTGCTTCTTTCATGTAAAGGATTCGTGTGAAAGACAAAATTTCTCTTCGTTAACATTCCCATGCGTGGAAGATATTAAAAGATGAGGCTTCaggacttggttcaagtcggtgaatttctaaaaataaagtcatttgTACTAGtttctcctatttcatacaaacctatttggaatttggtagcccaggccaggttttcctcgCGATTGAACGCGTtgcctttgagtctgcgcagtagtgagttagtttctgatTGCGGGAGAAACTTCCCTGTGTATAGCGTTCACCAACTCATCGCGTGcaccccactcacgcgtttcaaacgaaaacagaacacaaatcatcgcgttcaccctactcaaacatttacaaatcacagacttgaaccaagtctaacaaGGAAGTTGTTTCATAGTAAAATTGGACATAATCATACCCAACACCAACGACGGGCTCGCTGTAACATCCGAAAGGATAGAGGGCAGCAGATAATACGATGCCAATTCCTAGGACAACGAGGTAGAACTTCAGAATACCCATTGGTTGGAGGTTGAATTTTTTGATGATGTATCCTGGCAGTAACATTCCAAGGCAATAAGGTATAGTGCCGAAAATCGCTGGTGAGGAAAAAAAACATAGTACAAACGTATCATCAATCGTTACCAAATTGCGATGGTCATTTCTCTACAGTCGTCGCATATTACTAATCTCCATGAGACAGCAGGTGGTCGCAAATCACTAGTCTCTTTGCGGCATCCTTTTCCACGGCATCGTGGAGTAGATAGTAGGCCCTACATCTCGGAAACGTTCTCCACACGCTCATAGTTTCGCGAAAAACTTTACTTTACGGTGATTGAGAGAGGGCAAAGTTTCTATGAGGCCGGCAGGCCTGATCTATGCTATCTTTGATAGAAGTTAGGTCTGCAAAGGAATACACATAGGCATCTGCCGTGATTGTCAGACACAACAACGGTAACGTTGCAAAGTTACGTTACATCTACAGGAGAGAATGACAACTTGTTGTCCAGTGTAGCTTCGAGGCTCTTGTTCCGTAGCGAAATTTCTGTACCACAACTTGCGAACAACAATCGGAAATCGCGTACACTGGATCTTCATGGATTGCGTCATTTGCAATCTCTCTGAGCCTTTTGTGAGTCCTGGCCCATCCGCGAAGGTAGACTAGCTGAAAGATCTAAAACAAGGTCGAATCTTTCAGTGTACCGCCAAGGTTGAAGCCACTGTTAGGATAAATCTCCACATACCTGCATACAGATTTGCATTTACTGCCGACAGACCAAATTGAACTTGAAAGATTTTCGCGATGAATGGTAGAAATCCAAATGTGGTGCCCGTGTCAAGGGCGTAGGCAATAATCACCACCATGAAGTATggatttttgagcaatttccaTGTCATCCTCAAAAAACCTGCAATGTCATgagaaagacaaaattgaaaGTGGGTTTAAAATTCACTTCTTGGCCTTTTCTAAGACCTAGACGCACTGGTTGTTTAGCAGCTTAATCCAAAAGCAAGAcgattaaagggccagtaactgtaacttttgatgattttcccCAAGATTTTTGTACTTGAGTCAACTCTTGTTCTACTCACAGTGGAACATGAAACTGTAGCTGACGTTATGGTCATTATCACATGAGCTGGCCCGTatcgccacctgtgtgacgtagaacaggacggataagaaatccgaataaCCCCTGTTTTCGTGCATGgcaccgttcatacatgcaggcgtcgcgacacAGACAGATTTGTGGTGgtcgatgccgtgctagctctcatgacatttttaccaAAAGGTGACCCGATGAATCcagaaacatagaaggcatacttgttcaacgaaatttcgagtagctaaaactatagcttttcccgagaattAAATGgagataccgtcgatcgttttattttaatggctcagtaacgtcgcggctACAGTCGAGTCGTGGACGTCATAAGcttacctggcgatcccggtatAGCGATAGAACCGAAACCTACACCccaacgtaagttcaactgaataaatgagtacagtagaATCTTcaggaaagcgacataggaggcacaagcataaagtcattcgataagaacgataaatttccttcatcgcacaaaaaaattccgtaaacactcgctcggaatcaaacttgcagcgcggcgtaaggctgtagcgaagacatataAGCTAAGCTGTCGCAtgtcgagctgtgtgcagcgctgtggaatccgacgTACTTCGAaggttgactcagacaacactcaaaacagagtttccgtcaagtaacaaaattaggatgtatccaggggcgagatatgtgtcactgcaaacatcaaagtccgtaagacgaaaacattgacgaccgagatcgggattgacgagttgacaccggcagagaccAATGACGGCGGCAGCGTTGTTGTAAGCACAAACATGCAATGACTCACAtcctgtgtgtcatcgaacgcaATCTTTCGCGCTCACCAAGATCGTAAACTTGtgcgatattttgaaaagccatggcatctctgagaatgagaattactgtttcgatcgtgtcgttgcatttacttcataaatctatttgtaaatattctaaatgacTCTGAATACTacggctatccgtcgctagcacgatgaaagcTATGTccaccgatggccgacttgccttggcatcggtacagcgcgagacaatgattgacacgttcacgtgaacgaatccgtacgtctggttggtggagacaccattcgatgtatcaaaatttcagtttgatgggatttatgaatgaaagtatctccttggtgacgggccgctttactctttaaataaagtaatccgcgtaagtaaaacacaaatcgcaacgaaattcatgcaatttgttacgataattttgatccatctacgtcaaaagaaaaataagaagactgttcatgtgataaatatatagtcccatggtattttcctctgtttgccgtcatcgtatactcgtgtttttcgcggcgCCGCACAACTTAAAAAGGTGTTAGACCGTCTGCTATAGGGCAACTTCGCCAGCCAAGGGTATTTATTCGGGATGGATTAACACGATGCTACTTGGACAATGCTAATAGAGCCCCAAAGTGCAATATCTCGATGTTACTTATTACACCTGAGACAACAATTACTTTGCCAGAGATTGCATCAAGGAAACACAAACTGCTTACCAATTTCATGATCACTGTTCTTCTTCCTCTGTTGTTTGACATCGCTGCCGACTTTCAAAGTCCCTGGGGTTAAAAAGTACAGCGGGGAGACGAGAAAGAACGCAGCTGCTCCCAAGACGAGCCCTAACCACCAGGCACCAACCCACTTTGAATCAGAGGGCTTCAAGTCGATGGAGGAAACGTCCACTCTGTTGAAATCCACGTAGATAGACAAACAAGCAGCGCCGACCAGATACCCAACAGCTGGTCCTAGCCCCCACATCATGTTAATTATACCTGGAAATAGAATCAAAGAAGTCCAGCGCTTTCGACATTGTTGTTCAAAACGCTCGGTGACCTTAACCTTTTCCGAGTTTGTAGTAATGATTTTACGCGCATTTTTCGTTGAAGACAAAACAGTGGAGTAGTCGAAAGGAGTATTGACAAACACACCATCATCTATGGAAAATATAAACTTCAGAGATGCTTCGAGATGGGTGAGTCTCATACGTTACAACACAGTCGATATCTCCCTCCACCGAATCGACTGTGATTACacatgaaatgtaaaacaatttttacttttctgaTGTCTTCAATTTTAACCTTCGTGTCTCTGCTGTCCTTTACACTTAATGTAGGAGGGGGGTAGATtgaactgcactcaaaggtcgtatCAGACCAACgcccaatgtaaacactgtatccacgATTTATCATAATACGCAtcgtaaaataatttttatgttaCAGCTATATTGACGTTATGTATCTAGATACTGTATACAAAATACATAATTGTTTGTAGACGAAAAAGTTGCACAGGCGCAACTCCTATGCCCCTCCCCATTCACCTTGTTTAAGTTTGCCTGACAACTGAGCTGTTACTTCGCAGAGACGATACGTACCCAAATACAATGCCGATCTTCGATGGCTGGCATGATCGTCGATGAAAGAAGTGCCAAGAGTTAGTAATGGGCTGTATCCGGCCCCGACTACTGTCACCCCGATGACAATTAAGGCATAAGCTACCGTGCTTTCTGTTgtcttctgtttgtctgtgCTGTCGCATCCTAAATCCATGTGGGTAGAGGCATTCGGGGATTTCTCACCATCGGCGAGATGGGCGTAAGGTCCCGGAGAGCTCGATAAGGTTGAAAGACACAGATTTTCTGCTACGCTTGCGTTTGCTTCGGTAGCATCGACCGCGGAAAGGCTTTCGTATCTGTAGGGTCCCAATACGAAGTGTGGCAAACAACCCATCAACAAACCAATACCGATACATATCACACCAGCGCCCATCCAACGTGGGCGATTACTCCCAAGACGACCTCCAAAGTATGCCACGGGAATGACGCTGAGAAGAGTTCCTGCCTGCCCCATACTCACCAGAACGGAAAGCTGTGAAGCGTTGAGGCTGTATCTTTTCTCCTGCGTTGTCATGGTGCTGGCGGCATACATGGCCATCGTACCGTGGAAGAATATCGTCACCGTAAGACTTGCCACAAAGCAACGGATGTCGCTGAAACAAAGAATCTCCCGTTTCCCATCGGTAGAGAACTTCTTCTCCACATCGACATCGCTGATGCCACCATTTTGAGATCTCGTGTTGTTGTTGCTTCGAGACATGCCGGTTGATAAATGACTGGATCCCTGCAATCTTGTAAGAAAAGGTGTATACGTGACTATCAGATTATGTATCATTGCGAACATGTTGTTAGAGGTCACCTATTccgaacacgattggaagtaatttgggataattggatggtttagttatgttatgttatatttatttattaaagtgtcatgtgtggtcttaaacagcATGGTTGCCACACCCAGccccaagggcttacaagacactAAAGCAGTAAATAAGGTACACAAATATGAATAGCTCGAAATGTAATTTAAGTATAATACTTgtctcattgaaaatgcatgatAGACATAGAATGCCAATTGGGATGGCATGTCGCTCATTAGAAATTTGAGTTTCTGTCGTACATCAAATGAATCAAATACGGAGCACAAGTTTCTGGCTGTTACAGAACAATTGATTCCTAATAACATTGTTAAGTGTACAGTCAAAAATGAAATGGAGCTCGCCTGCTACTACATTTGGACAAAAATCACATAGTCTGTCCTCTTTAGGCACATTCGTGTAACGCCCAGTTTCAATTTTAGAGGTAAGATACCAACTCTCAATTGTGCTAAAAGTGATCTTTTTGATCTAGAAATGGGAAATTGTTAATAtttctccattccatattccgtCTTAAACATCAAATAGTATGCAATTTGGACTTTTCACTCAGTTGGGATGTCCTGTTACTAATATACAGCGTTTAAAATGCATTATACAAGCCTCTATTGCCAATTTTTTCCTCCaaaccaatttctgaaaataaatcaaacatatCTCTAGcccagtttttatattttaaactgaCATCCCAAGTAATGTTGGTTGAATCTGacaatgtaagctcatctgcttttctgttttttgcaaaatacttgtttttatgggtatTCTGTATCGTTGCAACTTTCAGCTCTAGGGCGCCAAACACTTTTGATAGATTTGAACAAAcaaaagatccaattctcccaaattagttttccaatcgtgtttcagtGACATTTATCTGCTCCGTAAGTTTTTGGTTGTTCACACCTCTAAAAGACATAGTTTAAGCTATTCTCTGAACAAGTTCTTGATCAGGATGCACAGAATTCCATGTCTTCTGGCAGCTGTATGTATCTCGTGACAGTTGCTTTCTACCATGGCGATAAGCCTCGCCTAAACCATGCTATAACTGCTGCCACCACCATTTCCATTGTATTACGGTATTTTCAAAAGCCACGTGGtccgtctctgtctgtctgactctgtctgtctgacacacacacactgtctgtctgcctgcctgcctgcctgtctgtctgtctgtctgtctgtctgtctgtctgtctctctctctctctctctctctctctctctctctctctctctctctctctctctctctctctctctctctctctctctctctctcccccctccctccccctacAGGTATATTGCCATTTGATTTCTTTCTCTATCTGTCGACATAACTATCTATCTAGTTCAGGGTTACGGtatacaataatatatatatatgtatataacaatatatatcaatatataacaatatacaacaatatacaacaatatatatatatatatatatatatatatatatatatatatatatatatatatatatatatatatatatacagccaCACTTACCGTAAATTCTAATGAATGTTCGTCTCTTTAATTACTTATTATGTTCTGAAATCAAGTCAATATAGTCAATATGTTATGTAATGTCCAATGTAACACACTTATTGTTGGCAGGATGTATGTCGGATCCGGACTAGAATCCCTTTATCGAGAGCGACACtgtaaaatagtgaaaattttaatacaaaatagGGAAGAAACACTGAACTGGTGTAATGTACCGTGAAACCACCTGAATTATTATCAATCATCTCACTCCACTCAATTCATGGCAAACAATCGTGGGAACAGAAATTTCATCACGTACACCCTATATATAAGGATTTTACTTTATATTCCAACAAAGGCGGGTTTTTTAAATAGctgttttagacaggaaatatTGGATATGCTCACCACACTGTCCCTGAAGTTTGGGGTTTCAACATTGCGTCACGTTTCCGCTGTGACATTATTAAAAATCTAGGTCACGGTATATATCAATCGCACTTTGGACCAAGTCAAATTCTTCTGGCAATATATACacttacaaacatttgtcaaaTCAATGCGTCCAATGCAAATGAAAGCTAAAAGGCGTTTGTGACATGTTGAGATTAAAAAGGAGGGCCAATCTTCCTTGGCATTTCGTGTGGCGAATTCGAACACTCTTGGTTTGATACCGGAGAGATCATCCACCATTACTAGGTTATTTTCCTGATCGTAAATTCACTCCCCATTTTATTCTTCGGACCCTACACCGAAGACGAACCGCTGTATAGCTCTGAGTAGTCACACATCATTTCAGACATTCAAAAAGAATAGACCTGTGAGATGAGATGGTGCGTAATAGTTATGCGTTTCTGGTATTTGTTTATTAGCTCTGCCAAGTGTTTTGTATTTTAGCCTctcaagtttgtttgtttttagcctccaagtttttttttgttttcagcctCCAACTTGTTTGTGACTGTGTGTCATGCCCTTGACCCATTGCCATGCGTACGACGCGGTTGGACGAGTCACGACATCGCTTGTTTTGCGTTCACTTTCAATTTGGTCTCCCCATGTCAAGTTAGAGGGCATTGGCCTATCGCCAGGCGAACGGGTCATCCACAACATGTTTTTGGCATTGTCTGATCTTTACATTGCCAACTACTACGTCATGTTCTTGGCCAATGTCAAAGTTCAGGAACATTTACGTAATTCGTCCTTTTGCCGATGGCGGTAGAGGCTGACTATTGTcaaccattttgaataaaaatagtgTTGCTGAACGTCTGTAGGGTGCTTACGAACATAGATATTTGCGACCGAAAAGCTGTCAATGTCATTGCGACGTTTCAGCTTACTCGGTCATGGCAAGTCTTGGACTGCAGTAAGCGAAGATCTCAGATATAAAACCTGCAGTAGgccattattttttaaaactttcctTCAAGTTTCAGTAAATAAAGTCGTTCGAACACAACTGTATTGTGAACTACGACCTTGCAATTCGAGCCTGGTTCAGCGGCTTTTGCAGTGGTGTCGGCAGATCTGGCCATTTTGCCGGGACAAATGCTAAACCACTGGACCATGAACGTTGCTGATCTCCCCAGAGTTTTTACCCAAGGTATGTATACTAACAGGGAAATTCAACATTAAAATCAGCTTTTACGGACAATGCAACCGTCGAAAAGTGTTTAAAACATGAACTCATGGAGAGCTGTGCAATGCGAGGTCACATGAAAACTGGGCCACTTTCTTTGAGTGTGTGGAAGGACTGTGTTTCTGCCAAAGGCCACATGACACACAGCTATGGCCAGTATTGTCCCCCATCCCCCCTTCGGCTGACGGTCAGAGATGATATCCAGCCGATATCGACATTCTTGTTGTAAATACCTTCTTGTACTGTAGTTGGTCACACATCAAAGATGCATAAGTTATCAAAATATATCACGGGAAAGGAAACAAGCTTGCCGATACTTACCGAAAGTACGTCGACGTAATGTTAGACGTGTGAATAACTCCTACCAGCAATGGGTATTTGCATGTCTATTGCAATGACACACTAGGGCATTATACGACTGCTTGCAGTGAAAGAGATCAAAACAGGTATTGTCATTTCAGCAAGGGGTTAGAATCGTGGTATTAAGTAGAAGGTAGGTTAGGGGGACTGACAAATGTAAACTCTCTGAGAGATGCTTGTAAACACCGTAGGAGCTGACTATCTGATATGGTATGAATTGAGGGCACGTATTAAGATTGACACGAACCATGCTACACCCCTGACACCCCGCCTGACACCTGTCCAGTGTGAGCCTTTTCTCAGCAGGGTTTTGGACAGGCATTTTTAAATACAGGCATAAATCTAGGCCTTCTGGTACTCGAAACTTCGGAACCCAGGTACAATTATAAAGGTGCATTCAGCCATGGTTACTCTGCCCCACCAGAGTAAACCGTGGTTCAGCAAATACATCGGCAATCTTCAATACACAGGGGGACGTAAAAACTATACTAGCAAATGTCCCTGTGTTCCCCTCGAATAgtgcattttttttctcatcaaTCACTGATAAGACGCCCCTTtctttctcattttaaatgCTTGGGTAactacaagtttttatttcaatacCCGCTTCTTATCGAACACACTTTTGACCCCTTTAAGAGATCCTCATGATTCTAGACAACCTTCTAAAGTTCCTGTTTTGATCACTACCTCACAACCCATGCTTGACGGTAGTGTAACGTGCCCGTCCTGTTCAAAATCCCAGACAACCTCTTTGCCTAGATGAATTCCCCTGTTCTGAGTCTAAGGCGGCTTGGTTTCGTAGGTGTCCGAGCACCCTAACAATCATTTAGTCATCTGCTTGTCCACCCAAAGTCATTGGAAATATGTTATGTATGATGGGGGTGTCTGAATCAGGTGAAAAACCATCTATCCTATACAGTCCTTCTCGAGGAAGTTAAATATTTGCTAGCAATTCAAACGAAtgaatgaaaatacaataattaaaaaaataacataatGTCAGTGGGTCAAGTAGGTTGGTCTCGTTCTGAGAAGACCGAGGTTCACGCTGTCTATCGTAATAAAGGCAATATACAAGCGCCAAAAGGGTTCCGGTAAAAAGAAGGTTAATGCCCAATGGATTTTTAGATGTTGGAAATTTGGGGGTGGGAAACAATTAAATAATTAGAAGTACGGATGATATAAAACAGCAATATAAACTCATTGAAAGCACGGTTGTGAAAGTCAGAACTGCTGTA
Protein-coding regions in this window:
- the LOC139151498 gene encoding solute carrier organic anion transporter family member 2A1-like, producing MSRSNNNTRSQNGGISDVDVEKKFSTDGKREILCFSDIRCFVASLTVTIFFHGTMAMYAASTMTTQEKRYSLNASQLSVLVSMGQAGTLLSVIPVAYFGGRLGSNRPRWMGAGVICIGIGLLMGCLPHFVLGPYRYESLSAVDATEANASVAENLCLSTLSSSPGPYAHLADGEKSPNASTHMDLGCDSTDKQKTTESTVAYALIVIGVTVVGAGYSPLLTLGTSFIDDHASHRRSALYLGIINMMWGLGPAVGYLVGAACLSIYVDFNRVDVSSIDLKPSDSKWVGAWWLGLVLGAAAFFLVSPLYFLTPGTLKVGSDVKQQRKKNSDHEIGFLRMTWKLLKNPYFMVVIIAYALDTGTTFGFLPFIAKIFQVQFGLSAVNANLYAAIFGTIPYCLGMLLPGYIIKKFNLQPMGILKFYLVVLGIGIVLSAALYPFGCYSEPVVGVGKDGVDKTQLCNEDCGCPVDVFEPVCGSDGNTYASPCHAGCIGMGSSSFAGNYTNCGCISKFDSDGWNTTRMATLGPCKETETCSLIYPFLVVVALVALLMAGREVPCMMLALRSVEEREKSFAIGLRFLLARVLGPIPIPILYGKAIDMSCSVWKTLCGGAVRGDCQVYDNHALRRNLSVLTVLVRSVSFILLVIAAVIWRRKVRNTSYISKDNNGREAEPKKLFVGDGVEMESSQS